A section of the Babylonia areolata isolate BAREFJ2019XMU chromosome 1, ASM4173473v1, whole genome shotgun sequence genome encodes:
- the LOC143284627 gene encoding monocyte to macrophage differentiation factor 2-like — MVVKLIRRIATNSDLGRLKNERAKAGEAYQPTDVEHIANVVTHGAWVLPSLAGLVFMVQLATSDLHLTAAIIYGLALTTLFSVSTAFHFISWTGRFKAWKTFFHIGDRAVIYIFIASSYTPWLLLKEFHSWSEEVLFIVWFMAVGGILYQYIFHEQYKWLEVLLYMVIGFCPAVVVLDMKESAGVFELLLGGFTYALGAVFFKSDGIIPFAHAIWHCFVFVGALFHYYAVCVHLLWPSQLL; from the exons ATGGTGGTCAAACTGATACGCCGGATAGCTACCAACAGTGATCTTGGCCG GCTGAAGAATGAAAGAGCCAAGGCTGGGGAGGCCTACCAGCCAACAGATGTGGAGCACATTGCCAATGTCGTCACACATGGG GCCTGGGTGTTGCCCAGCCTGGCAGGTCTGGTGTTCATGGTGCAGCTGGCCACGTCGGACCTCCACCTGACTGCCGCCATCATCTATGGCCTGGCCCTGACCACCCTCTTTTCTGTCTCCACTGCCTTCCACTTCATCTCTTGGACCGGCAGGTTCAA AGCATGGAAGACCTTTTTCCATATAGGAGATCGAGCAGTCATTTACATCTTTATAGCATCATCGTATACGCCATG gctgttGCTGAAAGAGTTCCACTCGTGGAGTGAGGAGGTGCTGTTTATTGTATGGTTCATGGCAGTAGGGGGCATTCTGTACCAGTACATCTTCCATGAGCA gtaCAAGTGGTTGGAAGTATTGCTGTACATGGTGATTGGCTTTTGTCCTGCTGTGGTCGTACTGGACATG AAAGAATCAGCTGGTGTGTTCGAACTGTTACTGGGTGGCTTCACCTACGCTCTGGGGGCAGTGTTTTTCAAGAGCGATGGGATCATTCCCTTTGCCCACGCCATCTGGCACTGCTTTGTCTTTGTCGGGGCCCTCTTCCACTACTATGCGGTCTGCGTCCACCTCCTGTGGCCCTCCCAGCTGTTATGA